A stretch of Caballeronia sp. NK8 DNA encodes these proteins:
- a CDS encoding DASS family sodium-coupled anion symporter produces the protein MLTRLKATFRYFNNVVPFRLGPALITTAVLVTLLLLPVPEGLKPKAWGLVAIFLTTIVAIILKVMPIGVMAVMAIVVLSLSQVTSTSSKGAIADALTAFDSPLIWLIVVAILISRGLKKTGLGSRIGLIFISLIGKRTVGIGYGLAVCELVLAPFTPSNTARGGGIVHPVMKSIANAFDSDPAKGTEGKVGTYLAMVNYHANPITSAMFLTATAPNPLVVDYIAKATSQSLHLTWTSWALCMLLPGLLCLLVMPLVIYVLAPPQIHATPNAVAYARAELAKMGPMSPKELVMSGTFALLLLLWADVPAMVFGTSFVLDPTVVAFVGLFLLIITGTIDWDDVLSEKSAWDTLVWFGALIMLAEQLNKQGVITWFSEAMKGAIVASGIGWGATATILVLAFVLSHYLFASTTAHISAMMLAFLTVGVHLIPPEYVAPFMLMMAAGSAIMMTLTHYATGTSPIIFGSGYVTMGTWWRVGFVMCVVELLIFAVVGSLWWKMLGFW, from the coding sequence ATGCTCACGAGACTAAAAGCGACGTTCCGCTATTTCAACAACGTTGTTCCGTTCCGACTTGGCCCCGCGCTGATCACGACGGCCGTGCTTGTAACATTGCTGCTGTTACCCGTGCCCGAAGGGCTGAAGCCCAAGGCCTGGGGCCTCGTTGCCATATTTCTGACAACAATCGTCGCGATCATTTTAAAGGTCATGCCGATCGGGGTCATGGCGGTGATGGCAATCGTAGTTCTCTCGCTGTCACAGGTGACCTCGACCTCGTCCAAGGGGGCGATCGCCGATGCGCTGACCGCCTTCGACAGTCCGCTGATCTGGTTGATCGTGGTGGCCATCCTGATCTCCCGCGGGCTGAAGAAGACTGGTCTGGGCAGCCGCATCGGCCTGATATTCATCTCACTGATCGGCAAGCGCACGGTAGGCATCGGCTATGGTCTGGCCGTCTGTGAACTGGTGCTGGCGCCGTTCACACCGAGCAATACCGCGCGCGGTGGAGGTATCGTGCATCCGGTCATGAAGTCGATAGCCAACGCGTTCGACTCGGATCCGGCCAAGGGCACCGAGGGCAAGGTCGGCACCTACCTGGCGATGGTCAACTATCACGCCAACCCGATCACTTCGGCGATGTTTCTGACCGCCACCGCGCCCAATCCGCTGGTGGTGGACTACATCGCCAAGGCGACCAGTCAGAGCCTGCATCTGACCTGGACGAGCTGGGCGCTGTGCATGCTGCTGCCCGGCCTGCTATGCCTGCTGGTCATGCCACTTGTGATCTATGTGCTGGCGCCGCCGCAAATCCATGCCACACCCAATGCAGTAGCGTACGCCCGCGCCGAACTGGCTAAGATGGGTCCCATGTCACCGAAGGAACTGGTCATGTCGGGGACCTTCGCGCTGCTACTGCTGCTCTGGGCCGACGTGCCGGCGATGGTGTTCGGTACGTCGTTCGTCCTGGATCCGACAGTGGTCGCCTTTGTCGGCCTGTTTCTGCTGATCATCACCGGCACCATTGACTGGGACGATGTGCTGTCGGAGAAGAGCGCCTGGGACACGCTGGTGTGGTTTGGCGCGCTGATCATGCTGGCCGAGCAACTGAACAAGCAAGGCGTGATCACCTGGTTCTCGGAAGCCATGAAGGGCGCGATCGTTGCCAGCGGCATCGGCTGGGGCGCCACTGCCACGATCCTGGTACTGGCCTTCGTTCTTTCACACTACCTGTTCGCCAGCACGACAGCGCACATCAGTGCGATGATGCTCGCCTTCCTGACGGTCGGGGTGCACCTGATTCCACCTGAATATGTGGCGCCGTTCATGCTGATGATGGCGGCCGGCTCGGCGATCATGATGACGCTGACCCACTATGCGACGGGCACCTCGCCGATCATCTTCGGTAGCGGCTACGTCACGATGGGTACCTGGTGGCGCGT
- a CDS encoding MFS transporter: MSTVQSGVSIASRDTHQELYRKVTFRLITLFCLCYFAAYLDRVNIGLAKLQMLDALKFGDAVYGLGAGLFFVGYVLFEVPSNLILQRVGAKFWIARIMITWGLLSGATMFVHTPMQFYIVRFLLGVAEAGFLPGVLLYLTQWYPDARRARIVALFMVGLPMSSMVGSPISGWIMRFFDGTHGLGGWQWLFLLEALPSILLGFAVLRWLPNTIESAKWLTDDEKKTLRAELVEEGAEHKSHKLSEAFSNRKVWSLGLIDLCVLLGLYALSFWLPTILRDTGVTDSYHIGWLMVIPNAAAVVGTLLCGSSSDRARERRWHIVVPFAVAAAALVVAGATTPSTAMTVVLFSLVNAGAAAAMPVVWALPSTFLRGTAAAGGIAFACSIANVGGFGSTYLIGYLRDTFHTQSAGLYAFAAFILFGCALALAFPKKLVNR, encoded by the coding sequence ATGTCAACTGTTCAATCTGGCGTAAGCATCGCGTCGAGAGACACGCATCAAGAGCTATACCGGAAGGTCACGTTTCGCCTCATCACGCTGTTCTGCCTGTGTTATTTCGCGGCGTACCTGGACCGCGTGAACATCGGTCTGGCAAAGCTTCAGATGCTCGACGCATTGAAGTTCGGCGATGCCGTCTACGGACTCGGCGCGGGTCTGTTCTTCGTCGGCTACGTGCTGTTCGAAGTCCCGAGCAATCTCATCCTTCAGCGCGTGGGCGCGAAGTTCTGGATTGCGCGCATCATGATCACGTGGGGTCTGTTGTCGGGCGCGACGATGTTCGTGCATACGCCGATGCAGTTCTACATCGTGCGATTCCTGCTGGGCGTGGCCGAAGCAGGCTTCCTGCCGGGCGTGCTGCTCTACCTCACGCAGTGGTATCCGGATGCGCGGCGTGCACGGATCGTGGCGCTGTTCATGGTCGGCCTGCCGATGTCGAGCATGGTCGGCAGCCCGATCTCCGGCTGGATCATGCGCTTCTTCGATGGCACGCATGGACTCGGCGGCTGGCAATGGCTCTTTCTGCTCGAAGCATTGCCTTCCATCCTGCTGGGCTTCGCGGTGCTGCGCTGGCTGCCGAACACCATCGAATCGGCGAAGTGGCTGACCGACGATGAAAAGAAGACGCTGCGCGCGGAACTCGTCGAGGAAGGGGCGGAGCACAAGAGCCACAAGCTGAGCGAAGCCTTCTCCAACCGTAAGGTGTGGTCGCTCGGGCTCATCGATCTGTGTGTGCTGCTGGGCCTGTACGCCTTGAGCTTCTGGCTGCCGACCATTCTTCGTGACACGGGCGTCACGGACTCGTATCACATCGGCTGGCTGATGGTCATTCCGAACGCCGCCGCCGTGGTCGGCACCTTGCTGTGCGGATCGAGCTCGGACCGGGCGCGCGAGCGGCGCTGGCATATCGTCGTGCCATTCGCCGTGGCTGCGGCTGCGCTGGTGGTCGCCGGTGCGACGACGCCGAGTACCGCGATGACCGTCGTGCTCTTCTCGCTCGTGAATGCAGGCGCTGCAGCAGCGATGCCCGTGGTATGGGCGCTTCCTTCGACGTTTCTCCGGGGCACAGCGGCGGCCGGCGGAATTGCTTTTGCGTGCTCGATTGCGAACGTGGGTGGCTTCGGAAGCACGTATCTCATCGGCTATCTTCGCGACACGTTCCACACGCAAAGCGCCGGGCTCTACGCGTTCGCCGCGTTCATCCTGTTCGGTTGCGCGCTGGCGCTCGCATTCCCGAAGAAGCTGGTCAATCGTTGA
- a CDS encoding MarR family winged helix-turn-helix transcriptional regulator, whose translation MSLPNDDYDFHDQIGHLLRRAYQRHVAIFQEAIPDSQLTAAQFVALSAVKESRGCSLNDIVKTTAIDQATIRGVVDRLKARALVQVVPDPTDGRKLVVNATPQGEALIDATVPFAAQVTERTYGKLNPGERVALQYLLRKMLELDES comes from the coding sequence ATGTCGCTTCCCAACGACGATTACGACTTTCATGACCAGATCGGTCACCTGTTGCGTCGTGCGTATCAGCGCCACGTCGCGATCTTTCAGGAGGCGATTCCCGATTCGCAACTGACCGCCGCGCAGTTCGTGGCGTTGTCCGCGGTCAAGGAGAGCAGGGGATGTTCGCTCAACGACATCGTCAAGACGACGGCGATCGACCAGGCGACGATCCGTGGCGTCGTCGATCGCCTCAAGGCGCGCGCGCTGGTGCAAGTCGTGCCGGACCCGACGGATGGCCGCAAGCTGGTGGTGAACGCCACGCCCCAGGGGGAAGCGCTGATCGACGCGACCGTGCCGTTCGCCGCGCAGGTCACGGAGCGCACCTACGGCAAGCTCAATCCGGGCGAGCGGGTGGCGCTGCAGTACTTGCTGCGCAAGATGCTCGAACTCGACGAAAGCTGA